The DNA window CCGGGGCTGGCTCCTCCTCCGGGGGGTCCCAAGTTAGAAGTTCTCGGCAGCTAGGCTCGCGAGTGAAGGGGGCCGCTGCAAGCAGATGACAGATCACCCTTTGTGTGTGGGTCTATTAGTCACTCATCCTCAACTCCTCCAGAGGCCAGAGCAGCTGGATGGAAACTGGCTTATCCAGAGCAGTCTGAGGGACCATTGTAGGCAAGGGGGCGCTCACCACTCATCTGCTCCTGCAGCCAGTCTTTGAACACGGCCACACGGGTGTAGACCCCAGGCTTCCCAGGCTCCCCACAGCCATCCCCCCAAGAGGTGACTCCAAAGAGGACCTCTCTGGGGTGCGGGCCGGGTTCGGAACAGGTTAAAGGGCCTCCGGAGTCACCCTAAGGGACCAGAGCCAACAAACAATAATGCATTCACCATGTCTCTGAATTATACCTGTCTCGTACCTGATAGGGAAAGCGGCTCCCCTTTCATTTTATTAGCGAAGACTTAGCAGTTGGTGGGAGCAGTCAGCCAGACCCCAAAGAGAAGAGGGCTATCTTGCCAAGGGAGCAGCGCATCCCAGGCACCCTTTCAGTCTGAGCTCATACCTGGCATGAGTCGATGCCCCCCGCCAGGTAACCAGCGCAGAGCATGGTGCTAGGGCGCAACCCAGGTCCCAGGGTCTTTTGACAAGTGTCTGCACTGAGCAGGGGAACACGGGCCTCCCTCACCGCCTCAGACTCGGGTCCGTCTACAGGAAAGAATGTAGGGGATTCGGGTTTGGAGGGCAGAAGCTTCACCTTGCCATCTCCCCACTTGCCCTCTTAGATTCTTTCCAGTTTGTGAGCTGGAACACCATCCTAGCCTCCCCAAACTCcatctcctttgctttctttcacgCCCCCGCTAGTTCGTCCACTACCACTACCACTTGCAGTTTACCCATGCCCTAGCTGGCAATACCTTCGAAGAGGGCTCCCCAGCCTGCGATGGCGCATGAGGTGCCGGCAGGTGGTTCCCTAGACTCCTGGGGTAGACATATGGGGCGCGCTGGCCCCTCTGGGCTCACCGGCGTCCACAGTTGTACCAAAGCCAGGTCATTGTGAAAGGTCTGCGGGTCAAACTGGAGAGCGGGTGGCAATGTCAAGAAAGAGAGTTTGGGGTGCTGCTCCCAACTCCGAGGACACAGCGCGTGTCGTCTCACCTTAGGGTGGGGCAAGATGCGGTTCACCTGCACTTCCTCCGCTTGCTCCCCCTGGGGGCCCTCAGCTAGCGTCACAGTCCAAAGCAGCTCATTCGAAGCACTGCAGAGCAAGCAGAAGGTTTCACGCATCAGGGACAGAGGTGCTGTAAGGTCCCTTGGAGGCCCAACCCCTTATGCACCCTTACGGCGCAGTGAACCTGCAAATGTGGCTACTGCGGTCCCAGGGGCAGAGAGGAATGCCTCGGAAGGGGAGGCTCCCCAGAGTGGGAGAATACACGGTATGATGCCCTTCCATTCCGGGGTTCCTCCTCCGCAGCCGGCATTTTGAGGTCCAGGGCTGGGAGCCGGCTTCCGCTAGGGGGCAGCAGAGACCTGCTCTGCTGTGCTTTGGCCCATGGGTGCTAGACTCCTTCCGGATTGGGTAGCCCTGCTGGGCAGGTGCCTGGGCTCTCGACGACGTACCCGGCGAAGCAGTGTGCAGCCGTGAGCACCCAGGACGCAGCCACCAGGACGCCGCCACACAGTGGCTGTCCCCTAAATTGTAGCCTCACTAGCCAAGGCCAAGCCCCGAATGGAGCCGTGTTGCCCCCGACTATACGGCCATGAGCCCGGGTCACGTTGGCCACGCCCTGGCGCCTTTCGCCGCAAGGTCCTAGAATGGCAGAAACGGTGTCATGAAGGAAAAGTTCTAGCTGTCTACATATTGAGACCCACTTCGCTCTCAGCCCTGCTCCTTGGAGCCTTTTAGTCTCACCTAGCTCGGGTGGGTCCTGGCGGAGGGAGGCTTGAAGTCTGGGGCGCCCAAGTCCTGCTGAGAAACAATTCTTGATCTTCACTGCCGCCCTCTCTCGGACCTTCACCCTACGCTGACTCGGAGCCTTGTCTCTCAACCACACCCCTCCTGGGCCATTCCTAGCACACAGGTTTGAGCAGCTGTGAATTGTGACCACAGGAGCCCACGCTGTCCCCACCTGCCTGCTAAGCCTCAAGTTTGGCATACCCCTTCCACTTGGACCTTCAAAACCAGTCTGACTCCCAGGAGGTGGGCATGGACAAGAGAATGAGTCCCCTGTAATAGCGTGAGTTTGCTGGGACGCGGGTGGGGTAGCCCTGTTGGTACAACCTTGGCATTCATGCAGTCTGTGCTGGATCTCCATCAACACACGCTTTACGGCCCACTGGGCGCTCCTTTGGGCAGCCTGCAATGCCTGAGTTCCCTGGGCGGACAAAACTGCTGGGACATGGGACACAAAGTCACATCTTCTTGGCAGACGGCCTCAGTCTAGCCTCCCTGGACCCTGAGATGGTGGGGAAGCAGGGTAGGCTCTTGGATCACCAGCGTGTAGAGATAGGGAGAGGGACCAGGGGCTGAGGCCCAGTCCCCAGGGCAAATGGTTTCCACTGCTCAATTGAATTGGGCCGGAATCTCTGAAAAGTTTCTTAAAGGTTTCAGAGGAAAATCACTACTCATTGGCACCTAGTAAATGTGACTGAGGTATCCATTTGGGGACTGAATTGCCAAGGCATGCTGTCCTGGATGTCTAACTTCGCTAACTTGGAAACCCCTTGGCAGCACTGtgtgcttctgcttcctgggtgagGCCGTCTGcctgctcccttccttcctatatTTCAACTCCAGGCCCCTCCTCTCAGCAGGTGGGCTTAGCAGGGCCCCGGGTCCTCACAAGTGACAGTGACAAGTTTATCTTAGTTGCCCGGGGCCTAATTTTCCTTATGCTCCTCCCATCCCAGTGGCTTCTTCAGATGGACCCGGCTCACCTTGCAGGGTGCCGGGGGACAGGCGCATGTACAGCGGATGCCCACGGGCAGTCTGGGAGTCTGGGGacagtagcagcagcagaagcaacacAGCTAGCAGCATGGTGACCTGGGGCCGAGGCTGGAGACCCTGTTTTCTTCCTGGAATCCACCTTCTTCTGTGATTCTTCCTGGGTTTAGGATTTGTGTTCCTCAAACTACCCAGTCCTGTTTTCTTACACTGAATTACCCATTTCTAGTGGTCTGCACCTCACCTGGCCCTCACCTCCCGGGAGCCCTCAGGGAAATGGTGCTAGGGGGCTATATAGAGGACCGAAGGGGGGGGGTGCGTGGGAGGGCAGCCAGGCCTGGGCAAGGGAATGAGGTAGTGGGCTCGACCCTCACCTTTGAAGTTTCATCATCCCGGCTCTGAGTCCCCCCACTTCTGTCAAAGCAGCCCTTGTTACTGCGGCTGCTTCAAAGAGGTCGAGCCCGGGAGGAAGAGCCGACGGTTGGGCTGGGGGCCAGGCGGAGGGAGACTGGTGGGCAGGGTTTGGGAGGGGGATTCCCATCTGCTTCTGCCCGCCTGGGGAGTTCACTGCTATGCTGGGGGCAGGCCTtcttggagggaggagaggaagggatagGGGTGGGTGTCCTGGGCATTCTTACCCCCTAAGCAAGCCACTGAACGCCCAGTCCCCTGCCCCTAATTGTTTGGCAGTGTCCCTCCTCCATGTGGCCATTTCTAAAGATGATCAAAGTATCCTAATTTGCCCTTAATTGCTGCACTGGGGTAGCGGGGTGGGAAGAGGCAAAGGCGGGAGATGAAAGGCCTCACTGTGGCCCAGTTCAGGGAGCGCAGGGCCCGGCAGCTTCTGAGTCTCTCACAGACCCCTGTCCCTGCCCGCTCAGTCTTTCCAGCATTGTTTTCAGTTGCCGTGACCCTGATCTGGCAGGAGGGAGTCTTGAGACTCCATAAATAGGCAGCTGTCCTGGTATCCAGTGACCACCTGGGCTAGGGCAGGGCCTTTGggtcaaaacaaaaaattactcCCCTCTCCTGGAAGCCTCGATTTAGGCTGGCAACAAGGTTAACTTTGATTAAATACTTAAGTACAGAAATTGGGACATACTGTGACCAGGGGCTGTGTTCTCTTCAAAAGGACTATTTATCACAGTACTTACCCATTCTTTCCTCTGTTACTAACACACTGTATCAGGAAGGTGGGAAAATTCTAGGTACGGGTTGTTGTGTGACTTTAAGGACACTAGGGATCACAGTCACCTGTGTATATCACAGGGTAAATCTTAGGTGGTCTCCAAGTTCTCAGTAGAGAGGTGTGGTTCCTGCACTCCTGCCATAGCCTGACCAGGCCATTGGGTAGCATGGAGCCCATCTTTCTGCCCTCTACCTCCCTGGCACAGATCAGATTTTGAGGGCTCTGATGGCCAGAAGGGAGCAGACCCTTCTCTCACCCACACAACACAGGGCAGGGCGCGGAAAGTCAGTGACTTCTTGTCTGCTCCTACAAGTTGAGATGCCCCCGCCCCCCGCGCCTCTGTCCAAGGTAGTCAGAACTATCTGCACTTCTGAGTCTGGTCATCTGCCACCTGTAGGAGAGCAGGGCTTGTCTGCCCTGTCCCTGTGCTGTCCCCAGCACCGGGGCTGAGCCTGGCATATTCTTGTGATGAGCAGTTCGGGCTCCTGTCCTTGCTTGGAGGTGCCTTCCCCTCCTCACCGTGTCCTCCTTTCTGTCTGTGGCCAACTCTAAGCCCTTAGCTTCTTGGACATGGACTGGGATGGAAGGAGACTGCACTGTGCAGCCAGCTGGTCTGCTCCAGGAAAGAGCATGGGGGGGGGCTGTCTAGAAAGGAGATGggaaaaaagggagaggagaaatcaGGGGTCACACAGATATTATTAAAGGTCCCCCTGTGTCCCCATATGCACCCTGCATGTCACTCCCCACAACGAAGCAAATCAGGACAGACCAGGAGGAGGTGGTGTGAGCTGTGCTCTGTGGCTCTGAGTTGCATTCCTGCCCTGTAACTGACAGTGACTGCATGAGGTGCAGTGGCCCCCAATCATAGGCTCTCCAAAAACTTCTGGGTGCTGTAATTCCAGGAAGGATGGCTGCGTAGCCTCAGGACTTGGAAGCTTGCCTGGGCCACAAAGCAGGACTAGatctcttataaaataaaaggcTGTCTTCCTACATCTGTTCCTATGTCAGAGGGAGAGGAGTCTGTGTtactgcaggctttagaataaAAGACTGGGTTTTCATAACCACAAGCTAGGCTTGGACACTTGTTATTAACACACTGATAAAAGAAACAGACTTATTGAATGTGGTCACTTTGGGAAAGGAAACATATAAAGGTTCCAGTGGCCTCTCCCACCAAGTCCGTCTTCTGGAGGTGCTGATATGAGATTTAGGTTTAAATGGACGGTAAATTATTCATGATTGAGTGGTCGCTGTAAACATATGGGTTCTGTCCCTCACTGATTCACCCTTGTCTTGACTTCTGGGGTCCTACACGTTGTCAGAAGAACGTGAACTCTCTTCCTGAGGAACACAGGGCTCTTCCTTGGCCGGCACCAGAccagtctttctcttcctccaggatTCCTGGAGAAATTTAACTGGGGTTCAGGGTAGGGTGGTATTTTGTCTTAAGAGTGTCATACCAAATGGAGGGCCACAGCTTGACCCTCCTAAAGACAGAGAGGAGCCCTTAGCCCCAGTACTtctaagaggaggaagaaagagagggaaggagagaggcaccTGTAAGTTCAgttgaggaggaagaggtgggggatgggaaaCACAGGTGGGAGAGGGACCGAAGTGgaggtacagtgtgtgtgtgtgtgggggggttccaGGAACTCTCCCAGAGGCCAATAGTTATAGCCTCTTTGGTGTGCTCTGGGGGAGGGAATTTCCCTCCCTCACTTAGGCCTCCAGGTAGACACAGAGGGTCTCATGAATTTAATCCCAGCTTgtcatcaggaggcagaggcaggcagatttcagagagtctgaggccagcctagtatacatagtgagtttcagccCAGCCAGTgatacacaatgagaccctgtcttccatACTTGGTCAGGAGGGGAGCAAAGGGGCACAGGAGGATGAACTTGCTTAAGACACCCCCAGGCTGTCCCACCCCCCACAGTAACCCCTGCATTGGCATCAGCTGACCCGATGGCACAGTGGTGGCCATGGGCTGATATCTGCTGCAATGAAATGTGAGATGGGACCAATGAAATGTGAGATGGGACTGACATCAGAGAGGGATGAGGGATCACACAGCTGTGACTCAGAGCTCAGGCCTGTGCGTCTGACTGCACTCCCATGTGAGCTTTAGTGAGTCACTTCCTGCCGGGTTCCAAATCATCCCCCCAAAAGATGTGCTGAGATTCTAACCCCCTTACCTCAGAATGTGACCTTGTTCGGAGCATGCAGTAGGGAAGAGGCTTGGGTCCAATGTGACGCAGAGACAGAGGCCATCGGTTGAAGGATGTGTGACGACGGCACAAGCAGGAATTAAAGGGACACAGACTAAGAATGGCAAGGACTTccagaaagacagggagaaaggagaaaagcaggGAACAGGTTCCTGGCAGTGGCCTGCAGCGAGCAAGGCCCTCCTGAGCCCTTGGCCTCAGGAATATGGCTCAGGTCTGCTTTAAGCACCCAATGGGTGCTATGTGACAACAGCCCCTCACggatggatgggatggatggCTTCTCCTTCTGCCTGTGTAGCCATCTAGGAGGATGGGTCAATATCTGCCCTATTGGGAAGATTAGCAGAGTTGACACAAATTAAGTCTTCTTGCAAGGGGCTGGTAGGGTCATCACTCTGGGTCTGGGGGCCGGCGCTAGGATGCTACTTCTCTGAATGAAGAGGGGAGGCATCAAGGAAGATTTGGCAACCTAGAAAAGGAAAAGGTACATGGGGTGGTGGCAGCAAGAGGGAGCTCCCCAGGGGCTGAGACTGGCTTCACTTCAGAGGGTGACTGAGAAGGGGCTCTTCCTAGTGGCTATGAGATCCCCTGAGTTTCTTAGCTTTGTTTCGCACTCTGACCGTCCCAACCTCTCCAGGCTTTAGGAGGGACCTGGGAAGGTGGGGGTGCTGTCTGGGAGCAGGGGTTGGCTGAAGCTTGCCTGTCTGCTAAGGGCTCCACAAATTGAGAGCAGGGTAATATTGGGATTTACCTGAAGGGCTCTGTGACTGGGCAGggcccttcttctcccttccctccttacccaagctggcctcaaacttaaagcaatcctcctgactcaacCAGCCACCGGATATACCCACACAACCACCCACATCACTACAGGCCACTGACTAACCCGTGACTGAAAGAGAACAGACCATTGTACAGCCAAAATATTctacctcttctctcctccctccctccctgtttccctccctccctccctgtctctctccctccctcccttcctccctccctccctccctccctccttccctccctccttccctgtctttttccctccctccctccctccctctgttcctatTTTGGTCCTAGGGAATGAACCTAAGACCTTGCCCATACTAGGCAAGGACTTTCCAACCAACCTACTGCTCCAGCCTTCTTTTTAATTAGTTATTGGTTGTtttgctctcttttttctttctttctgtttgagacTGGGTAtcaagtagcctaggctggcctgaaactactGTGTGCTAAGGATCCTTATCTCTATGTctaagagctgagattacagtaTCTGCGCCGTGCCTGCTAtttgttttttaccttttgtttttgagatggtctctctAACTCGCCTAGGCTTACTTTGAACCCACTCTGTAGCCTAGAATGGCCTGGAATTtataatcctcttgccttagaCTCCCCAGTAGacaggattacaggcctgtgtaatattttcctcttcatcgtcctccctttctttcccccttcttccccctcttctcctgtCTTTtgcctttaattctttttcttttcctttctgccgTTTCTCATCAcacatttctttcccatttccaaAAATGTGGTTTAAGCTGTGTGGCTCTGATTTTTGGTGACTGAACGCCTTCCATTCTGATATGGGATTTGCATTATCCCTTGTGATGGTTTAATGCTGATTGTCgacttgacaggatctaggatCATCTTGGAGACAAATCAGTGAGCATGTCCTTGAGGGCATTTCCAGGAAGGACTGACTTGGGTGGGAAGGCCACCCTAACTGTAGGGGACACCTGGGAAGGCTACCCTAACTGTAGGGGACAGCGCTCCAGGACTGCAGTCATGAActtcagaaaaggagaaagatgagcGTGGCAGTCCTCCCAGTGTGACCATGCCCCTCACTACCATGGCTATCCTGCCATCCTGCCATCTTGGACTGTGCCCTTGAACTGGGAGCCAGAACAAACACTCTTTgagttgtctatttttttttctttaaggcacTTTGTCAAAGAGGAAAGTAACAAATAAATCCCAGCTCCTGTGTAATATGTTTTTCCTTGATCGGGATTTCAGACATTTTTGTTAACATTAGatgatctttttatttgttttgatttcctgaGACACAGGCGTacactgtagtccaggctgttctagaactcaatGTGAAGCCCGGGCTCACTCCAGACacaaggcaatcctcctgcctcagtcttttgtgtgctgggatcacaaggaTGAACCAGTATGTCTGGCTTAGATGGTCTTTTTAGAGAGAAACATCTCTGGGGCCAGGGGTGTTTGCCAGGTATGtataaggtcctgggtttgattcccagtactgcataaactgggcatggggcagtcctcccagcactcaggaggtggaggcaggagggtcagttcaaggtcatcttgtgCACATTGGGAGTTTGATACATGAGACCCATTTGTGTCTGTGAGTTTGGAGAGACAGTGAAGAGGCACACTGGAGTCACATGGCTCTCTTTAGGGTCACCTCTGTACATGCTTCCCACacaacttaaaattaaatttcatcaAGTCTATTAAAAATCTTCAGTTAGACCCATCTTACAACAATATTAATTTCTGTCAGTTTGTCTCCAAACTTCTATCTGCATCAGTGCAAAATGAGATTTCTGGAAATAATGGCTgttcattaatattaataatgcttaatttctttctttcttttacttttttttttaagacaaaaggTGCCACTGAGCGGCTCGGGCTGGCCTCCGACTCAAGGtcctctacctcagcctcctggcgCTGGGGAGACTGCAAGAATGCACTACTACGTCACCCAGCAACAAGCATCTTTGCTTCTGAAGCTGAGACATTCTTATGTTGCTTTTAAACTTGCTTCCTTGTGTTTCCCTGCATTGAGGGGGGAGGGGTGTCTTTAAAACCAGCAGGTAACGTGTGGTGTGTGACAGTACAGAATGTTTAGAGTATTTTTTTGAAGTATGAGAAGTAGAAATCTTCACAACGATACGTGTTTGTTGACAGAGTGTTTCACCCCCAAATGTTTATTACTGTCAAATACTGACCAAACAAAGGCAATTCTATGAAGTTCAAGGTATTATCGTGTGTCAAGCCTTCACCATACCTGTTTAAGGACATGTCTCTCTAGAGGAGGAGATATCAGCTCTGATTGTGCCTGTTCCCGAAGACCTCTCTCCTGACCTCAGTGCAGGTCAGCCTCTGTGCCCACTGCACATTACCACTCCGTAGGGCTTTCCTGTGGCACCCACGCCTCAGGAAAGGTAGGAGGTCCTAGAAATGGGAGGATTGGTGTCCAGACTTTGCCTCCTTTTCAGTGATGGAGCTGGCAGTGAGGAAGTGGGGGTCAAAATGGATAGAAAGAGTTAGGGGAGCTGCAGTGGCACCTGGGAGCCAGGGTCTGCAAATGGCAGGCAAGATGCTGAGGAGCTAGGGTcctgaagggaagaaggggagaacaCAGAGCTGCCAAATTTTCTTCAGTGCCTCTTGGGCATCTTGAACCCCTGATTCCAGAGTCGGGGAGAAATGAAAGGAGAGTATGAGAGCGTGCAGCCTGGGACTCTTCTGGGGTGCCCCAGACATGCTCTCCTTTTGTTTCCAGCTTTCGGGCATAGAGTTGAATCTATATCAAGGGCCCCTCTGCAGGCCACACCCAGTTCTTGTTTACAGCATCAGACTCTGCCCCTGAGAACCAAGAGAGGGGGATATCTAGGGTATGGACCAGAGGGGAAGCCAGGAAGGTGTGGGACAGTACACAAAGCCAATAAATCCCCAGAGGCAATTacagagagcaaggcagaaaaggtgcccctgctctgcctgctgcagccactattcttgcacacacacacacacacacacacacacacacacacacacacacgttcgcACACACAGAAGCCAACCCATTTGCAGGGTAATGGCTTAGCGACAGCAGGAATTATCTGCAGCATTAGAGGCAGCCGTGATAGGTGGGGCAACCTGTGGGGGGAGTGTTGCTACTTTGCCGTGATTTGGGGGGATCCCAAAGGAAGAGATAAATGATTGCAGATTAGGATCTGGCACTGAAGAAACAGAGAGTCTTGGAGGAACTACAGAGGGTGTGGTGAGGGCGAGGGCCAGCCCCTGCTGCTGTagcccctctctctgtcccaggCCCTGTAAATGATACCGATTACTGGGAAGACAGACTCAGGGCTTATGGTAACCTAGCTCCCGCTTGACCGCATGCCCTCTTCCTATCCAGCCTCAGGTTGCCATAACCAGCaaccagaaagggagagagggagatgaaggGGCACAAGAGGACCCAGGAAGGTGTCTGGGgctgtgggtgtggtggtggttgtgatAGGGGCAGGGCAGACTTTGAATTAGTTGGTTATTTCCTCCAGAATGGGCCTGGCTGTATGGGGAGGTCGCAGTTTATAGGAGGAGCTGGATTAGGAAACTAGACCCCCCCAATCTAGATCTTGAGGTGTCAAGCTGAGGATTGAGATGGCAGTTCCTCCCTACCCCCCAAATCTTCAGCCGGGAAAAGTTGGTGGGGCAAAATGCTGGGAGtcaagtaaatgtgtgtgtgtgtggggggctggTCCCCAGGTCCCCAGTGTCCTGCTTCAGGGCTCTGCTAGGCCAGGCATCTTCCTTGGGGGTGCTGGCTTTTGAGTCATGCCCATCACCCCGACAATAAAGCCAGGCTCCGTGACTCTGGCAGCCGTGGAGCATCCTGCCCACCTGCAGGCACACCCAGATTGCATTTACTGAAATAAATGGCTGGAGAAAATAAATCCTGCACACATGAttaatgggaggcagggagagaggctgGCAGCCACCGTGAGGAGGAGCCCCTGGGAACAGAGTGACACTCCAGGCACCGAGCCAGCACAGATGCAGGGCCTCCAGGAAGGGGGTCTCACTGCGATGTTACCAACCGCTAGGGTCACTGTGGTGCCCAAACACCACCATACAGGGGACCTGGCCCCAAGAGTAAAGACGGCCCCAGCCTGGCTGCCATCAAGGGTCATGGTGCAGAGGAACCCACCCACCCTGAGCTGGGATCTCTTGGATGTTGGGGATCCACTTGCAGACCCGATTgtctgtgtgtgggagggggtcGTAAAGAGAAGGTCTCAGGAAGAGGGATGGGGGCGGCAGGGATCTGTTTAGCTTTTAAACCCATCAGCAAATCATGGTAAGGTCTCCCCAGCCTCAGGCTCCACGTCTGTTCAATGGAACCAAGTCCAGTACCCATTGGGCTGTTGAGAGGGTCAGCAGTGTCCCCTATGTAAAATCCCCGTGAGGGTGCTGGGCACATAGGTAACCATCTCAGATAGCGAATTCTGGGATTGCACATCTGTACCACTATATCCAGCctacagatatttaaaaatacatacatattaggGGCTGGctagatggctgagtgggtaaagaCAGCTGCttccaagcctgaagacctgagttcgagcccCGAGACCCCCATGGTTGAAGGAGAACATTGAcacctgcaagctgtcctctgaccaacaCACACTTGACATGGCATGTGTTCACAGACACAAAaagcaaatcaataaaaaatgtaatagtTTTTCGAAATTCGGGAGCTGTTTCCTCCtggtggtttcttttctttttctttttttttttttaaatatttatttatttatttattatgtatacaatattctgtctgtatgtctgcaggccagaagagggcacccagacctcatcacagatggttgtgagccaccatgtggttgctgggaattgaactcaggacctttggaagagcaggca is part of the Arvicola amphibius chromosome 8, mArvAmp1.2, whole genome shotgun sequence genome and encodes:
- the Prss56 gene encoding serine protease 56 is translated as MRLSPGTLQVLSAQGTQALQAAQRSAQWAVKRVLMEIQHRLHECQGLGRPRLQASLRQDPPELGPCGERRQGVANVTRAHGRIVGGNTAPFGAWPWLVRLQFRGQPLCGGVLVAASWVLTAAHCFAGASNELLWTVTLAEGPQGEQAEEVQVNRILPHPKFDPQTFHNDLALVQLWTPVSPEGPARPICLPQESREPPAGTSCAIAGWGALFEDGPESEAVREARVPLLSADTCQKTLGPGLRPSTMLCAGYLAGGIDSCQGDSGGPLTCSEPGPHPREVLFGVTSWGDGCGEPGKPGVYTRVAVFKDWLQEQMSAAPFTREPSCRELLTWDPPEEEPAPDVAGLCAFYSRLCPGSERSCARLALQQCLQRRRRCELRSLANTLLGLLQGAQELLGPRPGLRRGVPAPARSTPSLRDSPGHNVREQRLHSGSRVAGTWFQKPKPERRAETKGCPGLESLQQKLAAIQRAHAWILQIPAEHLAMNFNEVLADLGSKTLTGLFRAWVRAGLGDQHVVFSGLVGLEPSTLAHSLPRLLVQALKAFRLAFQTEENTRDPGLV